The genome window AGATGGGAAACTCTGCAAGCACTGCGGCGCCGTCCTGGACCTCCCTGACAGTGCGGGGCTGACCAGGAACCAAGGTGCAGCAGTACGCCGCGACTTCGAAGGCCCACTCAGCAGCAAAAACAAGGGTGAGCAGTACGGCAGAAGCGAAAAACCCCGACTGCTGAACAGCGCGCCCTGGGGTACACGGCTCCGCATGGCACCGAAGATTGAACGTATCCAGTTCCTGCGGGCCGTGCGGCAGCTGCATCGCGTCCGCTCCTTCTACGCCGTGGGTGTCCTGCTGTGGGCGGGCTCTGCGGCCTGGACCGGCTGGCAGGCGCCCGGGAGCCGGCAGATGTGGGT of Streptomyces cynarae contains these proteins:
- a CDS encoding zinc ribbon domain-containing protein — translated: MAQKTDDNKGNRFCKACGTPAEDGKLCKHCGAVLDLPDSAGLTRNQGAAVRRDFEGPLSSKNKGEQYGRSEKPRLLNSAPWGTRLRMAPKIERIQFLRAVRQLHRVRSFYAVGVLLWAGSAAWTGWQAPGSRQMWVSVLLLAVFTGLLAIASLSLRRLAVPRQVGPRIT